The following coding sequences lie in one Thalassoglobus polymorphus genomic window:
- a CDS encoding FHA domain-containing protein produces the protein MSSTDSPERQFSLRIERGRTKHPERPIDQERFLIGAGSNCHLQLGGEMPILHSVIIPVEAGLWIDAVVQEPQLLVNRSPVRESALHKGDLVEIGDFVFVVDERTLGSSENVVEDDSSENVEDENVDLREISAEDLIDLLGEEIRAIEEVEAAQVSGADALMEAAEQTQDQQSIDSLAAELEIRSAELAKREELLSEKASHLQKAQGRLENYLQQLTAQAQQETDKDGDNPFRKTA, from the coding sequence ATGAGTTCAACCGACTCGCCTGAACGTCAATTTTCCCTCCGCATTGAGCGTGGACGGACGAAGCACCCGGAACGCCCAATTGACCAGGAGCGATTTCTGATCGGAGCGGGGAGTAATTGCCACCTTCAGCTGGGAGGAGAAATGCCAATTCTCCATAGCGTGATCATCCCAGTGGAGGCCGGTCTCTGGATTGATGCGGTTGTCCAAGAACCACAGCTCCTCGTGAATCGATCTCCGGTTCGGGAATCTGCACTTCATAAAGGTGACTTGGTCGAGATCGGCGATTTCGTTTTTGTGGTCGATGAGAGAACACTGGGCAGTTCTGAAAATGTCGTTGAAGATGACAGCAGCGAGAATGTTGAGGACGAAAACGTAGATCTTCGAGAAATCTCCGCAGAGGATCTCATTGATCTGCTTGGCGAAGAGATTCGAGCGATTGAAGAGGTCGAAGCTGCTCAGGTCAGTGGAGCGGATGCGCTCATGGAAGCCGCCGAGCAGACCCAGGATCAGCAATCGATTGATTCGCTTGCTGCAGAGTTGGAAATCCGTTCAGCTGAACTCGCCAAGCGTGAAGAATTGTTGTCGGAGAAGGCATCGCATCTTCAGAAAGCTCAAGGGCGACTCGAAAATTATCTTCAGCAGTTGACCGCTCAAGCTCAACAGGAAACTGACAAGGACGGCGATAATCCGTTTCGGAAGACTGCATAA
- a CDS encoding type IV pilus twitching motility protein PilT, translated as MSATKTAAPATDTKPLKDGPAEWKIKGVEPEINKLFKLQIKHEASDLHLQTNKPAMLRVRGAIRELSMPPLTEEQLWAMFYEVMDDRNKRIFEEEGGADFAHIVSDGGSDWRFRVNLFKQLGLPGMVARKVEQTIPPFEKLFLPPVMEELCKYDQGMVLLAGVTGSGKSTTIASMLDWINKQYRKHILTIEDPIEFIYTPDKCLINQREIGMDVKDFSIAMKHAVREDPDIILVGELRDMETFETAIHAAETGHLVFGTIHASSAPGTIQRILDLFPQSMHSAIRASMAMNMKAIVGQKLLKTIVDQPSRVPIVEIMRFNPTVRKLILEASDEKLSAAIRLGKDEGMQLFNDSLYSFVDRELVSRQAAFEISPNVEELKMMIKGIDVKGPAIL; from the coding sequence ATGTCTGCCACGAAAACCGCGGCTCCCGCAACGGATACAAAACCACTTAAAGATGGCCCTGCCGAATGGAAGATCAAAGGAGTCGAACCGGAGATTAACAAGCTCTTCAAGCTTCAAATCAAACACGAAGCATCCGACTTGCATCTTCAGACAAACAAACCTGCGATGCTTCGCGTGCGAGGTGCAATCCGCGAACTCAGCATGCCACCGCTCACAGAAGAACAGTTGTGGGCGATGTTCTATGAAGTCATGGACGATCGCAACAAGCGAATTTTCGAAGAAGAGGGTGGAGCCGATTTCGCTCACATCGTCTCAGACGGTGGAAGTGACTGGCGGTTTCGTGTGAATCTGTTCAAGCAACTCGGCTTGCCCGGAATGGTCGCTCGTAAAGTGGAGCAAACGATTCCCCCGTTTGAAAAATTGTTCCTCCCGCCGGTCATGGAAGAACTTTGTAAGTACGATCAGGGAATGGTATTGCTCGCCGGGGTGACTGGGTCAGGTAAGTCAACAACGATTGCCTCGATGCTCGACTGGATCAACAAACAGTACCGCAAGCACATCCTCACAATTGAAGATCCGATTGAATTCATCTACACCCCTGACAAATGCCTGATCAATCAACGTGAAATCGGGATGGACGTCAAGGACTTCAGCATCGCCATGAAGCATGCTGTCCGTGAAGATCCGGATATCATTCTGGTGGGGGAATTGCGAGACATGGAAACCTTCGAAACCGCCATCCATGCCGCGGAAACCGGTCACTTGGTCTTCGGAACCATTCACGCCTCAAGTGCTCCGGGAACGATTCAACGTATTCTGGATTTGTTCCCACAATCCATGCATAGCGCCATTCGAGCGAGTATGGCGATGAACATGAAAGCGATTGTCGGTCAAAAACTGCTAAAGACAATTGTGGATCAACCATCACGGGTTCCGATTGTGGAAATCATGCGATTCAACCCCACAGTCAGAAAGCTGATCCTCGAAGCTTCAGACGAAAAGCTCTCGGCTGCCATTCGTCTTGGAAAAGACGAAGGAATGCAGTTGTTTAATGATTCATTGTATTCGTTTGTCGATCGTGAGTTAGTCAGCCGTCAGGCTGCATTCGAGATTTCGCCGAACGTGGAAGAACTCAAGATGATGATCAAGGGAATCGATGTGAAAGGTCCAGCGATTCTTTAG